A region of Colletotrichum higginsianum IMI 349063 chromosome 10, whole genome shotgun sequence DNA encodes the following proteins:
- a CDS encoding Spermine/spermidine synthase, with protein sequence MPPKSKAKVAAAPEGFTPERFEKELKSLAAKAKGETKGRFFQKQASAYLKSATLLTLAAVYSNVSQLALSPVYGSIPSSIYHAKLVMVACFFGWAGNMFLNRSLRFHPAKLLPVLALWVPAIQFYLYQTSGALTAYWGPLVMEAATLLPLIVISVSCVATELEKADLSKLPKFIADAGPGLGSWGLFKFVEKWSGEYLQTYIGRSFFQTRIGLEALLAAAYSVYAPSKLLLLAVPAVLHTAVLNTHVLTPMASASLNSTLQASNWTLLDRKESLTGYVSVLESEEHGYRVMRCDHSLLGGEWVKHKGPRVAEPIYGVFVMLEAVRLVKTAEAVPDSEAKALNIESSGLGIGTTPAALVAHGVDTTIVEIDPVVHEFASKYFQLPLNHTSAIADAVSYTRQLVDNPDARFDYIVHDVFTGGAEPVPLFTLEFLQGLNSLLKPDGAIAINYAGDFLHPAPKLIVDTIKQVFPSCRIFRESEHPTKEKIAEDGQDFTNMVIFCKKTSGKLKFRAPVEDDFLGSRTRRAFLMPYHEVLDKHFLEGDFGILTNNNTEQLTKWHEKSALGHWEVMRIVLPDKIWEMW encoded by the exons ATGCCGCCAAAGTCGAAAGCCAaagtcgccgccgctcctgAGGGCTTTACGCCCGAGAGGTTCGAAAAAGAGCTCAAGAGCCTTGCCGCCAAAGCAAAGGGCGAGACCAAGGGCCGGTTCTTCCAGAAGCAGGCTTCGGCGTACCTCAAGTCGGCCACTCTtctcaccctcgccgccgtctacAGCAACGTCTCGCAACTGGCTCTCTCGCCCGTCTACGGCTCCATCCCCTCGTCGATATATCATGCCAAGCTCGTCATGGTTGCCTGCTTCTTCGGCTGGGCCGGCAACATGTTTCTGAACCGCTCTCTGCGCTTCCACCCGGCCAAGCTGCTGCCTGTCCTCGCCCTCTGGGTTCCCGCCATCCAGTTTTACCTGTACCAGACGAGCGGTGCACTCACGGCATACTGGGGCCCTCTGGTCATGGAGGCCGCCACGCTGTTGCCCCTGATTGTGATCTCGGTGAGCTGCGTGGCGACtgagctcgagaaggccgacCTTTCGAAGCTGCCCAAGTTCATTGCCGATGCAGGCCCTGGCCTGGGATCGTGGGGGCTTTTCAAGTTCGTCGAGAAGTGGTCGGGAGAGTACCTGCAGACGTATATCGGCAGGTCTTTCTTCCAGACCAGAATCGGTCTTGAGGCGCTTCTGGCTGCCGCGTACTCCGTATATGCGCCGTCCAAGCTGCTGCTTCTCGCCGTCCCGGCTGTCCTGCACACGGCCGTGTTGAACACGCATGTCCTGACACCCATGGCGTCCGCGTCGCTCAACAGCACCCTGCAGGCCAGCAACTGGACCCTGCTGGACCGTAAGGAGTCCCTCACCGGCTACGTCTCAGTTCTTGAGAGCGAAGAGCACGGCTACAGAGTCATGCGATGCGACCATtctctcctcggcggcgagtggGTCAAGCACAAGGGACCCCGAGTTGCGGAGCCCATCTACGGCGTGTTCGTGATGCTGGAGGCCGTCCGGCTCGTCAAGACTGCGGAGGCGGTGCCCGACAGCGAAGCCAAGGCCCTCAACAT CGAGTCCAGCGGTCTCGGCATCGGCACGACACCGGCTGCTCTTGTCGCTCACGGTGTCGACACGACTATTGTTGAGATCGATCCCGTCGTGCATGAGTTTGCCTCCAAGTATTTTCAGCTGCCGTTGAACCACACTTCCGCtatcgccgacgccgtgaGCTACACGCGTCAGCTCGTCGATAACCCTGACGCCAGATTCGATTATATCGTTCACGATGTCTTCACCGGAGGGGCCGAGCCTGTCCCGCTGTTCACCCTCGAGTTCCTCCAGGGCCTAAACTCGCTCCTCAAGCCCGACGGCGCTATCGCTATT AACTACGCCGGCGACTTCCTTCAcccggcgccgaagctcaTTGTCGACACCATCAAGCAAGTGTTTCCCTCGTGCCGCATTTTCCGCGAGTCGGAACACCCCACCAAGGAGAagatcgccgaggacggccagGACTTCACCAATATGGTCATTTTCTGCAAGAAGACGAGCGGCAAGCTCAAGTTCCGGGCCCCCGTCGAAGACGACTTCCTCGGCAGCCGCACGCGCCGCGCCTTCCTGATGCCCTACCACGAGGTCCTCGACAAGCacttcctcgagggcgacttTGGCATCCTGACAAACAACAATACCGAGCAGCTGACTAAATGGCACGAGAAGAGCGCGCTGGGTCACTGGGAGGTCATGCGGATTGTCTTGCCTGACAAGATCTGGGAGATGTGGTAA
- a CDS encoding DNA repair protein rad10: MEDDFGADEAFLAALASSTQAPSYPPVQPPRPRVQQPTPQKVQQPTPQRLDRAPPANSSSSGKVVQPTPQPLPQRGSGSAILVSPRQRGNPVLASLKSMPWEYSDIAADYGLGLTTCALFLSLKYHRLHPEYIYTRIRNLQGKYNLRIMLTMVDIPNHEEVLRELSKTSLVNNVTIILCWSAAEAARYLELYKSYEHANFNAIRGQQASTYAEKLVEFVTVPRSVNKSDAVALVSNFGSLKNAINADPEQIGIIAGWGAVKVNKWAKAVEEPFRAKTSAKRHLERTESTEDGRPAQVSRLDQAVPLSRVPLREMGSMGGTQRASPATVKPGSKQVQRPVQRPAQLERGNPDLDEDDEEAMIAAAIEESMRASDGQTNARTQEQAGNVDNGGPEGESLPGGVAAALAKLRKQG; this comes from the exons ATGGAGGACGACTTTGGTGCCGACGAAGCCTTCCTCGCAGCCCTCGCATCATCGACCCAGGCCCCTTCATACCCCCCCGTCCagccgcctcgtcctcgtgTCCAGCAACCGACTCCCCAAAAGGTCCAACAGCCGACACCACAACGTCTAGACAGAGCACCGCCAGCCAATTCTTCTTCTAGCGGCAAGGTTGTTCAGCCGACGCCGCAGCCTCTTCCTCAGCGAGGATCCGGTTCAGCCATTCTCGTGTCTCCTCGCCAGAGGGGCAACCCGGTGCTTGCTTCTTTGAAGTCAATGCCATGGGAGTACAGCGATATTGCGGCTGACTACGGTCTCGGTCTGACAACGTGCGCGTTATTTTTGAG TCTTAAGTACCACCGCCTCCACCCCGAATACATCTACACGAGAATACGGAACCTGCAGGGAAAATACAACCTGCGCATCATGCTAACCATGGTTGACATCCCCAACCACGAGGAGGTCTTGCGCGAGCTTTCCAAGACGTCATTAGTCAACAATGTCACTATCATTCTTTGTTGGTCGGCTGCCGAGGCCGCGCGCTACCTCGAACTATACAAGTCGTACGAGCATGCCAATTTCAACGCCATCCGCGGCCAACAAGCTTCGACATACGCTGAGAAGCTTGTCGAGTTCGTTACTGTCCCGAGGAGCGTGAACAAGTcagacgccgtcgccctggTCAGCAACTTTGGCAGCCTGAAAAACGCCATTAACGCGGATCCCGAACAGATTGGAATCATTGCCGGATGGGGAGCTGTCAAGGTCAACAAATGGGCCAAAGCTGTCGAGGAGCCCTTCCGGGCCAAAACCTCTGCCAAACGGCATTTGGAGCGAACAGAGAGCACCGAGGACGGAAGGCCAGCTCAGGTGTCGAGGTTGGACCAGGCTGTGCCTCTCAGCAGGGTCCCGCTGCGAGAAATGGGGTCCATGGGAGGAACACAACGAGCCTCCCCCGCCACTGTAAAGCCGGGAAGTAAGCAGGTACAGCGGCCGGTACAGCGGCCGGCGCAGCTGGAAAGGGGAAACCCGGACCTGGAcgaagatgatgaagaagcaatgattgccgccgccatcgaagAATCGATGCGGGCTTCTGATGGGCAAACAAATGCACGCACGCAGGAGCAGGCGGGGAATGTTGACAACGGAGGCCCCGAGGGCGAATCGCTTCCTGGCGGAGTTGCTGCCGCACTCGCCAAATTGCGAAAACAGGGCTGA
- a CDS encoding Mandelate racemase/muconate lactonizing enzyme domain-containing protein — MSLDITITGWQTRDVRFPTSLDKTGSDAMNAAGDYSAAYCILQTDSKYSGHGMTFTIGRGNDIVCKAIDYLVERVKGKKLSDLVSDWGKTWRYLVNDSQLRWIGPEKGVIHLALGSVVNAIWDLWAKVLGKPVWRIVADMSPEEFVACIDFRYITDAITPEEAIQLLKEQEPTKAQRIKDAENSRAVPAYTTSAGWLGYGEDKMKGLLQETLGKGYRHFKLKVGSSVEQDKRRLSIAREVIGYDSGNILMVDANQVWSVPEAIEYMKELKEFKPWFIEEPTSPDDILGHKAIREALKPYGIGVATGEMCQNRVVFKQLLMSGAIDICQIDACRMGGVNEVLAVLLMAKKYNVPIVPHSGGVGLPEYTQHLSTIDYVVVSGKLSVLEYVDHLHEHFLNPSVIKDGYYQTPTEPGYSVEMKADSMDQYSYPGKPGVSWWTSDEAKPIIEGEKI, encoded by the exons ATGAGCCtcgacatcaccatcacGGGGTGGCAGACGCGCGATGTGCGCTTTCCCACCTCGCTGGACAAGACCGGCTCTGATGCCATGAATGCTGCTGGCGACTACTCTGCCGCCTACTGTATTCTCCAGACTGACTCCAAGTACTCTGGACACGGCATG ACCTTTACCATCGGCCGCGGAAACGACATTGTTTGCAAAGCCATTGACTACCTCGTCGAGAGAGTCAAGGGTAAGAAACTGTCGGATCTCGTTTCCGACTGGGGAAAGACGTGGAGATACCTTGTCAACGACAGCCAGCTGAGGTGGATCGGCCCCGAGAAGGGTGTCATCCACCTGGCcctcggctccgtcgtcAACGCCATTTGGGACCTGTGGGCTAAGGTTCTCGGCAAGCCTGTCTGgcgcatcgtcgccgacatgAGCCCCGAGGAGTTCGTCGCCTGCATCGACTTCCGCTACATCACCGACGCCATCACccccgaggaggccatccaGCTTCTGAAGGAGCAGGAGCCCACCAAGGCTCAGCGCATCAAGGATGCCGAAAACAGCCGTGCCGTCCCGGCCTACACCACCAGTGCCGGTTGGCTCGGTTACGGCGAGGACAAGATGAAGGGTCTGCTGCAGGAGACGCTCGGCAAGGGATACCGCCACTTCAAGCTCAAGGTTGGCAGCAGCGTTGAGCAGGACAAGAGGCGTCTTAGCATCGCCCGTGAGGTCATTGGCTACGACAGCGGCAACATCctcatggtcgacgccaaccAGGTTTGGTCTGTGCCTGAAGCCATCGAGTACAtgaaggagctcaaggaaTTCAAGCCTTGGTTCATCGAGGAGCCCACCTCCCCCGATGACATCCTCGGCCACAAGGCCATCCGTGAGGCCCTGAAGCCTTACGGTATCGGCGTTGCCACCGGCGAGATGTGCCAGAACCGTGTCGTCTTCAAGCAGCTGCTCATGTCGGGCGCCATCGACATCTGCCAGATCGATGCCTGCCGCATGGGTGGTGTCAACGAGGTCCTGGCCGTCCTGCTGATGGCCAAGAAGTACAACGTACCCATCGTACCTCACTCCGGTGGTGTCGGTCTTCCCGAGTACACTCAGCACCTGAGCACAATCGACTATGTCGTCGTCAGCGGCAAGCTCTCCGTCCTCGAGTACGTCGACCACCTCCACGAGCACTTCCTCAACCCCTCCGTCATCAAGGACGGATACTACCAGACCCCCACGGAGCCTGGTTACAGTGTCGAGATGAAGGCCGACAGCATGGACCAGTACAGCTACCCCGGTAAGCCGGGTGTCAGCTGGTGGACcagcgacgaggccaagcCCATCATCGAGGGAGAGAAGATCTAA
- a CDS encoding Mating-type switching protein swi10, with protein MSYMDRSRGPSLPSPAPNPDKPLEPPQRLRRKLQKTFPKQRFLSIRRPAPIDPSVSNKLNTGVAVAAHQAGTVGQPSLRLSPDLSDAKWHQYLGESNAVHDTPSTPKTPDKASRGVSFDMSAPALIPEFSHLAVSNTTPRPSLDSSLSSPTSSISTRSSMRRRAKTPIYAIGQLESPACGRDSATADKVSSVDLIADQYRALLETQDASSVCTGARSDPLPSRQVSRRRSSLAPSQHIARETLPAKLLPDVYKPAPLRNVAAHSPRSDDGTLVAFDEEAIYFKPMSFSSESPSTPSSESSSPPPPPPPPRNRARLQRNSSSLAPSNHNLSLQIATDLLTRELSTTMLDRSQHMGTDISSLQIWVMIEAYERLRDQVMEMSQQNEDTKNMEAMFDTWLRALYSMHERMTSDAASRGSRYDEAELETEDLD; from the coding sequence ATGTCCTACATGGATCGTTCGCGAGGACCCTCGCTGCCATCACCGGCTCCGAATCCAGACAAGCCCCTAGAGCCTCCGCAACGCTTACGGCGCAAGTTGCAGAAAACGTTTCCCAAACAGAGGTTCCTGTCCATCCGACGTCCCGCACCTATCGATCCGTCAGTGTCAAACAAACTCAATACCGGGGTGGCAGTGGCTGCCCACCAAGCCGGAACCGTCGGTCAACCTTCATTACGTCTGTCGCCAGACCTCAGCGATGCCAAATGGCATCAGTATCTGGGGGAGAGCAACGCAGTGCATGACACACCGAGCACGCCCAAGACGCCCGACAAAGCATCTAGAGGCGTTTCCTTCGACATGTCTGCCCCAGCCTTGATACCAGAGTTCTCTCACCTCGCCGTCAGCAATACAACACCTAGGCCATCCCTCGACAGCTCGCTcagctcgccgacctcgtcaatAAGCACGAGATCAAGCATGAGACGCCGCGCAAAGACTCCCATCTACGCCATCGGCCAGCTGGAGAGCCCTGCATGCGGCAGGGATTCCGCCACTGCTGACAAGGTGTCGAGCGTCGACCTCATCGCCGACCAGTACCGCGCTCTCCTCGAAACACAAGACGCGAGCTCAGTTTGCACCGGCGCCCGATCCGATCCTCTGCCCTCGCGGCAAGTCTCACGTAGGCGGTCCTCTCTTGCACCATCACAACATATAGCCAGAGAGACACTCCCCGCCAAGCTACTGCCTGACGTCTACAAGCCGGCACCCCTGCGCAACGTCGCGGCGCACTCCCCGAGATCCGACGACGGCACTCTGGTTGCTTTTGACGAAGAAGCGATATACTTCAAGCCCATGTCCTTCTCGTCAGAGTCTCCTTCAACGCCGTCGTcagagtcgtcgtcgccgccaccgccgccgccgccgccacggaACCGCGCCCGCCTACAGCGCAACTCTTCATCCTTAGCACCATCGAACCACAACCTAAGCTTGCAAATTGCCACAGACCTTCTGACGCGCGAGCTATCAACTACCATGTTGGACCGGTCGCAACATATGGGGACGGACATTTCATCATTACAGATCTGGGTTATGATCGAAGCCTACGAAAGACTGCGGGACCAGGTCATGGAGATGAGCCAGCAAAACGAAGATACCAAGAACATGGAGGCCATGTTCGACACTTGGCTGCGAGCACTTTACAGTATGCACGAAAGAATGACCAGCGATGCGGCATCCCGCGGGAGTCGATACGACGAGGCAGAGCTGGAAACGGAGGATTTAGACTGA
- a CDS encoding Integral membrane protein, protein MSSKLFFDPMTLFRVAPLVTASFSVCFSWDQQFFLQNFLHPTTRSKIDGILPAYFDTFFRAGLPRVLVLFTTSTALGIANAVTGKPNTSRFYVAGAVLSAAHYLFVPWVMYPIRAIVHNESHGRSSEDLEKWLGVHTTRTLLVDVPAWACFFLAILGAVRAV, encoded by the coding sequence ATGTCCTCAAAGCTGTTTTTCGACCCCATGACTCTGTTCAGAGTCGCCCCCCTCGtgacggcctccttctcggtcTGCTTCTCTTGGGACCAGCAATTCTTCCTCCAGAACTTCCTACACCCAACGACGAGATCCAAAATCGACGGCATCTTACCTGCCTACTTCGATACTTTCTTTCGCGCAGGCTTGCCGAGAGTTCTGGTGCTTTTCACCACGTCTACCGCCCTTGGCATCGCCAACGCTGTGACGGGGAAGCCTAACACGTCGCGTTTCTACGTTGCTGGTGCGGTTCTCTCTGCCGCCCACTACCTCTTTGTCCCGTGGGTCATGTATCCTATCAGGGCCATCGTCCATAATGAGAGCCACGGCCGGAGCTCCGAGGACCTGGAGAAGTGGCTCGGGGTCCACACAACCCGTACTCTGCTCGTCGACGTGCCTGCATGGGcgtgcttcttcttggcgaTCCTGGGGGCCGTCAGGGCCGTCTAG
- a CDS encoding Flavin-nucleotide-binding protein — MPHIELEYPKQPYSTVKRYNNRASYALRTIHTIINTSPILHVSFNSPSSSFPTILPMLGQMGSFARPSADEGDVLDLYLHGYVSSRMVNTSRQPSSETPGLPVCIAASHLDGLVLALTPNSHSYNYRSAVLFGHASVVEDPDERLYAMELITDSVVPSRWENSRVPPNRAEMSSTSVLKVRIATGSAKIREGPPGDERHDKEDGDVVGRVWTGVVPVYQTLGQPVSGPYNRVDNVPGYLKRFVEHSNESAREVAVETATRSAVKKRDEDE; from the exons ATGCCTCATATTGAGCTCGAGTATCCTAAACAGCCCTATAGCACCGTCAAGCGCTATAACAACCGTG CGTCCTATGCCCTTCGCACAATCCACACAATTATAAACACCAGCCCCATCCTCCACGTCTCCTTCAACTCCCCCAGCTCATCGTTCCCCACCATTCTCCCCATGCTCGGGCAGATGGGCTCCTTCGCCCGTCcctccgccgacgagggcgacgttcTCGACCTGTACCTGCACGGCTACGTCTCGTCCCGCATGGTCAACACCTCGCGCCAGCCCTCGTCCGAGACCCCGGGCCTCCCCGTATGCATTGCGGCATCACACCTCGACGGCCTAGTCCTCGCCCTGACCCCCAATTCACACAGCTACAACTACCGTTCAGCTGTACTCTTCGGACACgcctccgtcgtcgaggacccggACGAGCGGCTGTACGCCATGGAGCTCATCACCGACAGCGTCGTGCCCAGTCGCTGGGAGAACTCCCGCGTGCCGCCCAACCGGGCCgagatgtcgtcgacgagcgtgTTGAAGGTGAGGATCGCGACGGGGAGTGCCAAAATCCGTGAGGGCCCGCCGGGCGACGAGAGGCACGATaaggaggacggcgacgttgTCGGGAGGGTGTGGACGGGCGTTGTACCGGTGTATCAAACACTTGGGCAGCCTGTTTCCGGACCCTACAACCGGGTGGACAACGTTCCCGGTTACTTGAAAAGGTTTGTGGAGCATTCGAATGAGTCGGCGCGGGAGGTGGCTGTTGAAACGGCGACGAGAAGTGCGGTCAAGAAGCGCGATGAGGACGAGTAA